The Aliivibrio fischeri genome contains a region encoding:
- a CDS encoding MarR family transcriptional regulator — protein sequence MSERKSLESLFTLVHTLKRNLHDQIEELALGITPMHVRVIKIINHKPHCTAIDIANYLHRDKAQVTRLLSSLLTQELIIKEPNPEDKRSQCLRITEGGKEIMKKISGIDKTMFEKMSMDISDEEIAEFKRIAEKMARNLNA from the coding sequence ATGTCAGAAAGAAAATCGTTAGAGAGTTTGTTCACGCTCGTGCATACATTAAAGCGTAATTTACATGACCAAATTGAAGAATTAGCGCTTGGGATCACTCCTATGCATGTGCGTGTTATCAAGATCATTAACCACAAACCACATTGTACAGCCATTGATATTGCTAATTATTTACATAGAGATAAAGCTCAAGTCACACGCCTTTTAAGCTCTTTATTAACACAAGAACTCATCATTAAAGAGCCTAACCCTGAAGATAAGCGCAGCCAATGCCTTCGTATCACTGAAGGTGGCAAAGAGATTATGAAAAAAATCTCGGGGATTGATAAAACGATGTTTGAAAAGATGTCGATGGATATCTCTGATGAAGAGATCGCTGAATTTAAGCGTATTGCAGAGAAGATGGCGAGAAACCTTAACGCTTAA
- a CDS encoding DUF3302 domain-containing protein: protein MNIFLDYASLGILFIVLLIFIYGLIIVHDIPYEMALKRNHPHAEAIHVAGWISLFFLHVLWPFLWIWASMYNGDKQAWLGEKDKVSAQEYSSLIARINELEKQIKE, encoded by the coding sequence ATGAATATATTCTTAGACTACGCTTCATTAGGCATACTTTTTATTGTTTTATTAATCTTCATTTATGGATTAATTATTGTGCATGATATTCCCTATGAAATGGCGCTTAAAAGAAACCATCCTCATGCCGAGGCTATTCATGTTGCGGGGTGGATTAGTTTATTTTTTCTTCATGTTCTGTGGCCGTTTTTGTGGATTTGGGCAAGTATGTATAACGGCGATAAACAAGCATGGTTAGGGGAGAAAGATAAGGTCTCAGCACAAGAATATTCATCTTTGATTGCTCGTATTAATGAATTAGAAAAACAGATTAAGGAGTAA
- a CDS encoding D-fructose-6-phosphate amidotransferase, whose protein sequence is MTISKAYQRDILGLAFIISSVLATLYILLDISALFAYLNHEEKIASIFIHESIYFLIFLIPPYFIAKYMNRKDTIK, encoded by the coding sequence ATGACGATATCAAAAGCTTATCAAAGAGATATTCTCGGCTTGGCTTTCATCATTTCAAGTGTATTAGCAACACTCTATATCCTTTTGGATATATCGGCTTTATTTGCTTACTTAAACCATGAAGAGAAAATAGCATCCATATTCATCCATGAATCCATCTATTTTTTAATCTTTTTAATCCCACCTTACTTTATCGCTAAGTACATGAATCGAAAGGATACAATCAAATAA
- a CDS encoding LysR family transcriptional regulator, translating to MDFSNRLLLLLEVTELGSFTNVAEQKNLDRSVISKQISRLEEELRVRLLNRTTRSLSLTAAGNEMVNQAKLLRDLLNNTHRLAQNYHSEPRGILRITSSMMFGRQYVQDAISVFQKQYPDVKCELRLEDRVVDIVQEGFDIGFRIGRPKNSSLISRKIARSRLLIVASPDFIQQHGKIETIEKLESLPATIYAAPGLFIDKFTYLDENKVEQQFHLNVAYKVNDVEMVVKSAVAGNTLAVVTAQMIENEIIEGKLIPIMTHLNLEDFGTFYAVYPHRDAPIKTKLFIDVLKSIIGEDSPMWEKNIPDFAKLYGGTK from the coding sequence ATGGATTTTTCTAATCGCTTACTTTTATTGTTAGAAGTCACTGAACTTGGCTCTTTTACTAATGTTGCAGAGCAAAAGAATCTTGATCGTTCAGTCATTTCAAAGCAGATAAGTCGTTTAGAAGAAGAGTTAAGGGTTCGCTTACTTAACCGCACCACGCGCTCGTTATCATTAACCGCTGCGGGTAATGAGATGGTCAACCAAGCGAAGCTATTACGTGATTTGCTTAATAACACTCATCGTTTAGCGCAAAACTACCATTCTGAGCCAAGAGGGATATTACGAATTACCAGTTCAATGATGTTTGGGCGACAGTACGTTCAAGATGCTATCTCGGTTTTTCAGAAGCAATATCCAGATGTGAAGTGCGAGTTGAGATTAGAAGATAGAGTGGTGGATATCGTGCAAGAAGGCTTTGATATTGGTTTTCGTATTGGCAGACCAAAGAACTCCAGTTTGATTTCTCGTAAAATTGCTCGAAGCCGTTTGTTAATTGTCGCGTCGCCTGATTTTATTCAACAGCATGGGAAAATAGAGACGATTGAAAAGCTAGAATCTCTACCCGCGACGATTTATGCGGCTCCCGGTTTATTTATTGATAAGTTCACTTATCTTGATGAAAACAAGGTTGAGCAACAGTTTCATTTGAATGTCGCGTATAAAGTGAATGATGTTGAGATGGTAGTAAAAAGTGCAGTAGCAGGTAATACGCTTGCAGTGGTAACAGCCCAAATGATTGAAAACGAAATTATTGAAGGAAAGCTTATCCCAATAATGACTCATTTGAATCTTGAAGATTTTGGAACGTTTTATGCCGTATACCCACACCGAGATGCCCCGATTAAAACCAAGTTATTTATTGATGTTTTAAAATCGATTATTGGAGAGGACTCTCCGATGTGGGAGAAAAATATACCAGATTTCGCCAAATTATATGGCGGTACGAAGTAG
- a CDS encoding leukocidin family pore-forming toxin — protein sequence MKKSFIYCCISLCLSGGAYAYDDVDGAAVAMLSSVQNPDVVYIDAQNWDESASNVIKYTDMNDDIVANNKKYLIDFSRITVPELKEKKKSLLRNNIGLSFEEDFLIVTRHKGKLMFSPLNNENDANLFTLDSNDEHSPPIAALSSGEDVSGQSGSLPHVSFYLEVNKQITDAECSFPNSLVWDDRGSRSFCSNGNISLIYQVILERSLQFGTSAAATPDAKIVRISLDDNTSGTGIHLNEQLSERANHAGYQVISGWAIEWSASAIAQDYLFDFSTSNNKAQILKTFPRENINANYSITETSGFSVGVSGGAEISAEGPKGSLQANASYNQTKSLTFNTSDYRVERNSHSPHHVSFKWNREQYATSESLLTSWTNLVWVTDYPVDLGLVKPIGYASFVPKFDVIYKASPNETGTTVFTIDSSVNMKPIYNRSWFYFYGVGAHQTYYGVEDSPLRRINKPVSFTVDWEHPVFTGGRPVNLQLASFNNRCINADDNGNLSPSICSTNSVTQSFIYDQYKRYASATDTKKCLDGQDLTKLNSCNFNLSQRWEWRGDKLQNVYVKGDVGSAEYLSHNKSTGQIGLSIEENTEQSIRTITSYTSVFDPKNVNNKSLTIFADADYSGERLSISDSIADLEGMNNKLSSYTIPDGWEVVFFEGKNFTGGYYTRHSSSSYASDFNDLIQSIRIRQK from the coding sequence ATGAAAAAAAGTTTTATTTATTGCTGTATATCTCTTTGTTTAAGTGGTGGAGCTTATGCTTATGATGATGTAGATGGGGCGGCAGTTGCAATGCTTAGCAGTGTACAGAATCCTGATGTAGTTTATATCGATGCGCAAAACTGGGATGAATCAGCTAGTAATGTTATCAAATATACTGATATGAATGATGATATAGTTGCTAATAATAAGAAATATTTGATTGATTTCAGTCGAATTACCGTTCCAGAGTTAAAAGAAAAAAAGAAATCATTATTACGAAATAATATCGGTTTAAGCTTTGAAGAAGACTTCTTGATTGTTACTCGACATAAAGGCAAGTTAATGTTTTCTCCTTTGAATAATGAAAATGATGCTAATTTATTTACTTTAGATTCTAACGATGAACACTCTCCTCCAATTGCCGCCTTATCCTCCGGTGAGGATGTATCTGGCCAATCAGGTTCACTTCCACATGTTTCATTTTATCTAGAAGTAAATAAACAAATCACAGATGCTGAATGTAGCTTTCCAAATTCTTTAGTTTGGGATGATCGTGGTTCTCGATCTTTTTGTAGTAATGGTAATATTTCTTTAATTTATCAAGTTATTTTAGAACGTTCATTACAGTTTGGTACGAGTGCGGCAGCAACCCCTGATGCGAAAATTGTTAGGATTAGTTTAGATGATAATACATCTGGTACTGGTATTCATTTAAATGAGCAATTGTCGGAAAGAGCAAATCATGCCGGTTATCAAGTTATTTCTGGGTGGGCTATCGAATGGTCAGCAAGTGCGATTGCTCAAGACTATTTATTTGATTTTTCGACATCTAATAATAAAGCTCAAATTTTAAAAACATTTCCAAGAGAGAATATTAATGCTAATTACAGCATAACAGAGACATCAGGATTTAGTGTGGGAGTTTCTGGTGGAGCTGAGATTAGCGCTGAAGGACCGAAAGGAAGCCTTCAAGCTAATGCTAGTTATAATCAAACGAAGTCTCTGACATTTAATACATCTGATTATCGAGTGGAACGAAATTCACATTCACCGCATCATGTTTCATTTAAATGGAATAGAGAGCAATATGCGACATCAGAATCGTTATTAACATCTTGGACAAATTTAGTTTGGGTTACTGACTACCCTGTTGATCTTGGTTTAGTTAAACCTATTGGTTACGCAAGCTTTGTTCCTAAGTTTGATGTTATCTATAAAGCATCTCCAAATGAAACCGGTACTACAGTATTCACTATTGACTCATCAGTAAATATGAAACCAATTTATAATCGTTCTTGGTTTTATTTTTATGGAGTCGGCGCACATCAAACATACTATGGTGTCGAAGATTCGCCTCTTCGTCGTATAAATAAACCTGTGTCATTTACTGTTGATTGGGAACATCCGGTTTTTACTGGCGGACGACCTGTAAATTTACAACTTGCTTCATTTAATAATAGATGTATCAATGCTGATGATAATGGAAATTTATCGCCTTCTATTTGTTCGACAAATAGTGTTACACAGTCATTTATTTATGATCAGTATAAACGCTATGCTAGTGCTACAGATACGAAAAAATGTTTAGATGGACAAGATTTAACAAAGCTTAATTCGTGTAATTTTAATTTGAGTCAACGTTGGGAATGGCGTGGTGATAAATTGCAGAATGTATATGTAAAAGGAGATGTTGGTAGTGCCGAATATCTTTCTCATAATAAATCAACGGGACAAATTGGCTTGTCTATTGAAGAAAATACTGAGCAGAGTATTCGTACTATCACGTCTTATACATCTGTTTTTGACCCGAAAAATGTGAACAACAAATCATTAACTATTTTTGCTGATGCTGATTATTCTGGTGAACGTTTATCAATTTCAGATAGTATTGCTGACTTAGAAGGTATGAATAATAAATTGAGTTCATATACGATTCCAGATGGTTGGGAAGTTGTTTTCTTTGAAGGCAAGAATTTTACTGGAGGATACTATACTAGACATTCTAGCAGTTCTTATGCATCTGATTTTAATGATTTAATCCAGTCTATTAGAATTCGTCAAAAGTAA
- a CDS encoding DMT family transporter, protein MPTTSFSLIPVGVRFMFLSALGFALMSACVKYVSNYGIPVFEIVAARALVSLIISYADVKRKGISIWGNNKPLLLARGAVGTTALMCVYYAVTTLPLAEATILQYVHPIFTALLGVLFLKEHIQKSTMLCIAFCLAGLFVMVQPSMDSGSTSELPIFSIAVALCGALGSSIAYVIVRKLSQTEDSSVIIFYFPLVALSISTVLIWNDFVWPSLFLTMILILIGIFTQIGQYGLTKAMQTQAAGKASAYSYVQIVFSALLGVWIFNEIPSIWTYLGGGLIVTGALINVFGKQSVSITKKNS, encoded by the coding sequence ATGCCTACCACCTCTTTTTCACTGATCCCTGTAGGGGTTAGATTTATGTTTCTTTCAGCGCTTGGATTTGCGCTTATGTCTGCGTGCGTAAAATACGTGAGTAATTACGGTATTCCAGTATTTGAAATTGTGGCAGCAAGGGCGCTCGTTTCTTTGATCATTAGTTATGCTGATGTGAAACGAAAAGGCATTTCGATATGGGGAAATAATAAGCCATTACTTCTTGCTCGTGGGGCTGTAGGTACAACGGCTCTTATGTGTGTTTACTATGCAGTGACGACTCTACCTTTGGCTGAAGCTACGATCTTACAATATGTTCATCCTATTTTTACCGCATTGCTCGGCGTTCTATTTCTTAAAGAACACATTCAAAAATCAACCATGCTTTGCATTGCGTTCTGTCTTGCTGGGTTGTTTGTCATGGTTCAGCCAAGTATGGACAGTGGAAGCACGAGCGAATTGCCAATTTTTAGTATCGCTGTTGCTTTGTGTGGTGCGTTAGGAAGTTCTATTGCTTATGTGATAGTTAGAAAGCTCAGCCAGACAGAAGATAGCTCCGTTATTATCTTTTATTTCCCATTAGTGGCATTATCCATCTCAACTGTACTGATTTGGAATGACTTTGTATGGCCAAGTTTGTTCCTTACGATGATCTTGATTTTAATCGGCATCTTCACACAAATTGGGCAATACGGACTGACCAAAGCTATGCAAACCCAAGCCGCGGGTAAAGCGTCTGCTTACTCTTATGTACAGATTGTCTTTTCAGCGTTATTAGGTGTTTGGATATTTAATGAAATTCCATCCATTTGGACATATTTAGGTGGTGGCTTGATTGTGACTGGTGCGCTAATTAACGTATTTGGTAAGCAGTCGGTTTCTATCACGAAGAAAAATAGTTAG
- a CDS encoding biotin/lipoyl-binding protein — METLIILSYIALCIIVFKVCNLPRNKWTITTASVIGLFLVGWIFLYMAMYQPVSRMARLYSVTTPITSQVEGLVTDVFVQGNQQLKAGDPLYQIDKAPFQDKVNRIQSDIARTDSAIDFYQAEFDRYQKLGTKGFSSQENIDDIKSQLLQQKADKNKYLTQLDLAKFNLDHTTVVAPTDGYVTQVALRPGMKSRVVPFQGNLVFVHKEDKQLFAAFKQSPARYIKEGYPAEVTFNTIPGHAYKAHVVRVNNIIAQGR, encoded by the coding sequence ATGGAAACGCTTATCATCTTAAGTTACATCGCTCTATGTATCATCGTATTTAAAGTTTGTAATCTTCCTAGAAATAAATGGACGATTACAACGGCTTCTGTCATTGGTCTGTTTCTTGTAGGTTGGATATTTTTATATATGGCGATGTATCAACCCGTCTCTCGCATGGCAAGACTTTATAGTGTAACCACACCAATTACTTCTCAAGTGGAAGGGTTAGTAACCGATGTATTTGTTCAAGGTAATCAGCAATTAAAGGCGGGAGATCCGTTATATCAAATTGATAAAGCGCCTTTTCAAGATAAAGTAAATCGAATCCAGAGTGATATTGCACGTACAGATTCAGCAATAGATTTTTATCAAGCTGAGTTTGATCGATACCAAAAATTAGGAACCAAAGGGTTCTCTTCTCAAGAAAATATCGATGATATAAAATCTCAATTACTGCAACAAAAAGCGGATAAAAATAAATACCTAACTCAGCTTGATTTAGCGAAATTCAATTTGGATCATACAACGGTAGTTGCACCTACCGATGGTTATGTTACTCAAGTTGCTTTAAGACCGGGAATGAAGAGTCGTGTGGTACCTTTTCAAGGTAATTTGGTCTTTGTTCATAAAGAGGATAAGCAGTTATTTGCAGCATTTAAGCAATCTCCCGCCCGATATATTAAAGAAGGGTACCCAGCCGAAGTGACGTTTAATACGATTCCTGGCCATGCTTATAAAGCACATGTGGTGCGAGTCAATAACATCATCGCACAAGGGCGGTGA
- a CDS encoding sugar efflux transporter, with translation MYKDKTSLLFIFTAFITGLCSAFFYPLSSLFIVEELDASPMMLSLYMTLAVSSSVIVSQFIAKRSDTHWNRKTILMISLASYLILVASFTVIRDYWLAITMAIVFGSVSGASFGQLFALGREYGDRHVTNSTSFLATMRAGLAIAWVFGPPAAFMLKAQFGFNAAFAVSAITVSVAILIIAKFIPDNVVTKEEKTAVITEHKPLGRMVILYCFIIVCAFSANNLYITSMPLYLSQELQVDVSWLGLMFGVAAACEIPVMLGAGKMAEKMGTTRVMTLGVISGAMFFLVMLSSTSFTSMLIAQILNGFFIGVCATLGMVALQDMMKDRLGTASTLFSNMLNISVLVSSVLVGVVGELYNYYSALYLCFIGAIIAAALLIVFEVLEKKQKIKIEGQCEMVG, from the coding sequence ATGTATAAAGATAAAACCTCTTTACTATTTATTTTTACCGCTTTTATAACGGGGCTTTGCAGTGCATTTTTTTATCCACTATCAAGCCTGTTCATTGTTGAAGAGCTAGATGCTTCACCAATGATGCTGAGTCTATATATGACACTTGCAGTCAGCAGTTCAGTGATCGTATCTCAATTTATTGCTAAACGCTCAGACACACATTGGAACCGTAAAACCATTCTGATGATATCACTAGCAAGCTACTTAATTTTAGTCGCCAGTTTTACTGTTATTCGTGATTATTGGTTAGCGATTACCATGGCGATCGTATTTGGGAGCGTAAGTGGTGCTTCTTTTGGTCAACTGTTTGCTTTAGGTCGTGAATATGGTGACAGACACGTTACCAACAGCACCAGTTTTTTAGCAACAATGCGAGCAGGCCTTGCCATAGCTTGGGTATTTGGCCCACCAGCAGCATTCATGCTTAAAGCACAATTTGGATTCAATGCAGCATTTGCTGTCTCTGCTATAACAGTATCAGTAGCAATACTGATCATTGCTAAATTTATTCCTGATAACGTCGTAACAAAAGAAGAAAAAACAGCCGTAATTACTGAACATAAGCCTCTCGGACGCATGGTGATTCTCTATTGTTTCATTATCGTCTGTGCCTTTTCAGCTAACAATTTGTACATTACAAGTATGCCTTTGTATCTTTCACAAGAGTTACAAGTGGATGTTAGTTGGTTAGGGCTGATGTTTGGTGTAGCTGCAGCATGCGAGATCCCTGTGATGCTTGGTGCTGGCAAAATGGCTGAGAAAATGGGTACAACCAGAGTGATGACCCTTGGTGTTATATCTGGCGCTATGTTCTTTCTTGTTATGCTTTCAAGCACCAGCTTTACTTCAATGTTGATAGCTCAGATACTAAATGGTTTCTTTATTGGTGTTTGTGCAACACTTGGTATGGTTGCTTTACAAGATATGATGAAAGACAGATTAGGCACTGCTTCTACTTTATTCTCAAACATGTTGAATATCAGTGTATTGGTATCCAGTGTTTTAGTTGGTGTGGTAGGTGAGCTATACAACTATTACAGTGCACTGTATTTATGCTTTATTGGTGCCATCATCGCAGCAGCACTGTTGATTGTATTTGAAGTGTTAGAGAAGAAACAGAAAATAAAAATCGAAGGGCAATGCGAGATGGTTGGCTAA
- a CDS encoding DUF3861 domain-containing protein: MIPKIRKDKCYRVTIEEITPEQEVAQTLAFEFQDREDVFNIVNNVKQKSGLEPEVATRVGVALRLLGPVMMANRKHELFADFMPHFKTFMQNLKSKVKGK; encoded by the coding sequence ATGATCCCTAAAATTAGAAAAGATAAGTGTTACCGAGTGACGATTGAAGAGATAACACCAGAGCAAGAAGTGGCTCAAACATTAGCGTTTGAATTTCAAGATCGTGAAGATGTTTTTAATATCGTGAACAACGTAAAGCAAAAAAGTGGTTTGGAGCCAGAAGTAGCAACCAGAGTGGGTGTTGCATTGCGTTTATTGGGTCCTGTGATGATGGCAAATCGTAAACATGAATTGTTTGCGGATTTTATGCCGCACTTTAAAACCTTTATGCAGAATTTGAAGAGTAAAGTGAAAGGCAAATAA
- a CDS encoding MBL fold metallo-hydrolase — protein MKIHHLRSATFIIESGERFILIDPMLGKKGSMPPFSVIKAKAAKNPTVEMPSNADELLNKVTHTLITHSQTFGIKALQHGDHLDPAGEAFLTSRNIPVATPAKDKAYLEKYDLTVNWGIEDWQTIDFLDGKLTAVPALHGHGWIHKVMANGVGFFLELPNEPSIYISGDTVLTDDVKRALTELKPDITVVAAGRARMDVGQPLLMSIEEVMEFIHLSPNKVIANHMEALNHCAVTRPILKEAINKNGLSDKTLIPADGETLKF, from the coding sequence ATGAAGATCCACCACCTACGTAGCGCAACATTTATTATTGAATCTGGCGAAAGATTTATCCTTATTGATCCTATGTTGGGAAAAAAAGGCTCTATGCCTCCCTTTTCAGTAATTAAGGCTAAGGCCGCGAAAAATCCAACCGTTGAGATGCCAAGTAATGCCGATGAGCTACTAAACAAAGTTACTCATACCTTAATTACTCACAGTCAAACATTTGGTATCAAGGCATTACAACATGGAGATCACCTAGATCCGGCAGGTGAGGCATTTTTAACAAGTCGTAATATCCCAGTTGCGACACCAGCCAAAGATAAGGCTTACCTAGAAAAATACGACTTAACGGTAAATTGGGGAATTGAAGACTGGCAAACTATCGACTTTCTAGACGGAAAGCTCACCGCGGTTCCGGCTTTGCACGGTCATGGATGGATTCACAAGGTAATGGCTAATGGTGTTGGATTTTTCTTGGAGCTCCCCAATGAGCCTTCTATTTACATTAGCGGTGATACAGTTCTAACCGATGATGTAAAACGAGCATTGACTGAGTTGAAACCTGATATCACAGTAGTCGCGGCAGGTCGTGCTCGTATGGACGTTGGTCAACCGTTATTAATGTCTATTGAAGAGGTTATGGAGTTTATTCACCTTTCCCCTAATAAGGTCATTGCGAACCATATGGAGGCACTCAATCACTGTGCAGTAACTCGACCAATTCTTAAAGAAGCAATTAATAAAAACGGTTTGTCAGATAAAACCCTTATTCCTGCTGATGGTGAGACTTTGAAGTTTTAG
- a CDS encoding NADH:flavin oxidoreductase/NADH oxidase family protein: protein MNSIDLNQPFTLTHGQVIKNRLFKSAMSEQLGDKQHNPTSGLVTLYQRWAKGGIGLSMTGNVMVDRTALGEPKNVVLDEKSDLRLFSEWAKAGTQNSSHIWMQLNHPGKQIPKFLCADPVAPSAIPLERGLEKSFNTPRELTESEIQEIITKFATSAKLAKQAGFTGVQIHGAHGYLVSQFLSSRHNQRNDKWGGSLENRLRFVLEVYNAIRKEVGAEFPVGIKLNSADFMKGGFTEEESMQVVQTLSNNGIDLIEISGGTYESPSMMGSKDKNKPVKESTVKREAYFMDYMEKVRTLVNTPLVVTGGFRSAPAMNEALNTSATDFIGIARTMAVDPDFPNKLMQNSDYGMPLAEPTTGKPALDKMAMVGLVWYEHQMWRIADGKDADPQLSAFSVVLKTLLSAGWYAFKKRRA from the coding sequence ATGAATTCGATAGATCTCAATCAACCATTTACTCTTACTCATGGTCAAGTTATTAAAAATCGTCTGTTCAAATCAGCAATGAGTGAACAGCTTGGCGATAAGCAGCATAACCCGACTTCTGGTTTGGTAACCTTATACCAACGTTGGGCTAAAGGCGGTATTGGTTTATCGATGACAGGTAATGTCATGGTGGATAGAACCGCCCTTGGCGAGCCTAAGAATGTGGTTTTAGATGAGAAAAGTGACCTTAGATTATTTAGTGAATGGGCAAAGGCAGGCACGCAAAATAGCTCACACATATGGATGCAACTTAACCATCCAGGTAAGCAAATTCCAAAATTTCTATGTGCAGATCCAGTAGCCCCTTCAGCAATACCGTTAGAGCGTGGACTAGAAAAAAGTTTTAATACCCCACGAGAACTCACTGAGAGTGAAATCCAAGAGATCATTACTAAATTCGCTACCAGTGCCAAACTAGCAAAGCAAGCAGGCTTTACTGGAGTACAAATTCATGGTGCTCATGGTTATCTTGTTAGTCAATTTTTATCCTCAAGGCACAATCAACGAAACGACAAATGGGGTGGCTCATTAGAAAACCGACTGCGTTTCGTACTCGAAGTATATAATGCTATTCGTAAAGAAGTTGGGGCTGAATTCCCGGTAGGCATTAAGCTTAATAGTGCCGATTTTATGAAAGGCGGTTTCACTGAAGAAGAATCAATGCAGGTTGTGCAAACTTTAAGTAATAACGGCATCGACTTAATTGAGATATCTGGTGGCACTTACGAGAGTCCATCAATGATGGGATCCAAAGATAAAAATAAACCAGTAAAAGAAAGTACCGTTAAACGTGAAGCTTACTTTATGGATTACATGGAAAAAGTAAGAACGCTAGTTAATACACCTTTGGTTGTGACTGGTGGTTTTCGCTCTGCTCCTGCAATGAATGAAGCCTTAAATACCTCTGCGACTGACTTTATCGGTATTGCACGAACCATGGCTGTTGACCCTGATTTCCCAAATAAATTAATGCAAAATTCAGACTATGGAATGCCGTTAGCAGAACCAACAACAGGCAAACCTGCATTAGATAAAATGGCGATGGTAGGGCTTGTTTGGTATGAGCATCAAATGTGGCGTATTGCAGATGGAAAGGACGCTGATCCTCAATTGAGTGCATTTAGTGTGGTACTTAAAACCTTACTAAGCGCCGGTTGGTATGCTTTTAAAAAGCGCAGAGCATAA
- the rsgA gene encoding ribosome small subunit-dependent GTPase A: protein MSEQILTLSQLGWRPYFQQQLTFEDLTDFQVGRIIEQHRSNVIVLSEQGQVSLLPPSGDERVCVGDWVLFDEDLRIQRVLDRQSLFDRKAPGSKVASQLIAANVDSVMIVCSLNNDFNLSRIERYLAIAKEAEVEPVVVLTKADLCDDADDKQDQVQKLNRMMSVYSVNALDAKELTALHSYCKNGQTIAFLGSSGVGKSTLVNGLLGFEAQETGEIREDDSKGRHTTTHRALKLMPQGGLLMDTPGMRELQLADCEQGVNATFSEITDLALTCRFSDCSHTKEPGCAVLRAVDSGELDERRLVSYQKLMREQAINGASLAEQRAKDKAFGKMVHGAIAEARSRKKGYESSTY, encoded by the coding sequence ATGAGTGAGCAAATTCTCACACTATCGCAACTAGGCTGGCGACCTTATTTTCAACAACAACTGACTTTTGAAGATTTAACTGATTTTCAGGTTGGTCGAATTATTGAACAACATCGAAGCAATGTGATTGTTTTGAGTGAGCAAGGCCAAGTGAGTTTATTACCACCATCTGGTGATGAGCGTGTTTGTGTGGGTGATTGGGTACTATTTGATGAAGATCTACGAATTCAGCGTGTACTAGATAGACAATCATTGTTTGATCGTAAAGCACCTGGTTCTAAAGTCGCATCACAGCTGATTGCTGCGAATGTTGATAGTGTCATGATCGTATGTTCTCTGAATAACGATTTCAATTTGAGCCGTATTGAGCGTTATCTTGCTATTGCAAAAGAAGCTGAAGTAGAGCCTGTGGTTGTTCTGACTAAAGCTGATTTATGCGATGATGCTGATGATAAACAAGATCAAGTGCAAAAACTGAATCGTATGATGAGCGTATACAGTGTGAATGCGCTAGATGCGAAAGAGCTAACAGCGTTACATAGCTATTGTAAAAATGGTCAAACTATCGCTTTCTTAGGTTCATCTGGTGTTGGTAAATCAACATTAGTTAATGGATTGCTTGGATTTGAAGCTCAAGAGACGGGCGAAATCCGTGAAGATGACAGCAAAGGTAGACATACAACAACACACCGAGCTCTTAAGCTAATGCCTCAAGGCGGTTTGTTAATGGATACTCCTGGAATGCGTGAATTGCAACTAGCAGATTGTGAGCAAGGTGTGAATGCTACATTTAGTGAGATTACAGACCTTGCGCTAACATGTCGTTTTAGTGATTGTTCACACACCAAAGAGCCGGGTTGTGCTGTACTAAGAGCGGTTGATTCTGGTGAGTTAGATGAGCGCCGTTTGGTGAGCTACCAAAAGCTAATGCGTGAGCAAGCTATTAATGGTGCAAGCCTAGCTGAACAGCGAGCGAAAGATAAAGCATTTGGAAAAATGGTACATGGCGCTATTGCTGAAGCTCGTAGCCGTAAAAAAGGGTATGAGTCGAGCACTTATTAA